One window of the Deltaproteobacteria bacterium genome contains the following:
- a CDS encoding DNA helicase UvrD — protein MTHPVFSIRKGVFLADFHIHSHFSRATSPDMHPAVVNRVAKQKGLSVVGTGDFTHPRYLDELREELEPEGTGLYVCKDDPEGTKFILTSEISNIFTQGGRSRRIHTVFFAPDFQVAEEIQDRLGSIGNISSDGRPIFGFPVKELVKIVMEVSPDCLIVPAHIWTPWFSLFGAKSGFDTLEECFEEQSGHIFALETGLSSDPQMNWRLSALDQYTLISNSDAHSPSKLAREANCFSCGLTYESITAAIKDPGRGFEGTIEFFPEEGKYHYDGHRACGVCMKPKETIEHKGKCPVCGQNLTVGVLHRIEELADRPEGFIPETARPCVHLVPLEEIVAEAFGVRSITGRVKKEYQRLIQLGGSEMDILLWKDAGELRHFVPDRILEGILRMRNGEIKISPGHDGLYGKISIFSEEERKELRSSKTKTSSKDRAVQMDLF, from the coding sequence ATGACTCATCCGGTTTTTTCAATCAGAAAAGGCGTTTTTCTTGCTGACTTTCACATCCATTCCCACTTCAGCAGGGCCACAAGTCCTGATATGCACCCTGCTGTTGTCAATCGTGTGGCCAAGCAGAAAGGGTTATCTGTTGTCGGCACGGGTGACTTCACCCATCCGCGCTATCTTGATGAATTAAGGGAGGAATTGGAGCCTGAGGGTACAGGACTATATGTCTGCAAGGATGACCCTGAGGGGACTAAATTCATCCTCACCTCTGAGATATCCAATATCTTTACACAGGGCGGAAGGAGCCGCAGGATACATACGGTCTTTTTCGCACCTGATTTCCAGGTGGCAGAGGAGATTCAGGACCGTCTTGGGTCAATAGGGAACATATCTTCAGATGGCCGTCCAATCTTTGGCTTTCCGGTAAAGGAGCTTGTCAAAATAGTAATGGAGGTATCACCTGACTGCCTTATAGTGCCGGCACATATCTGGACCCCATGGTTTTCCCTGTTTGGTGCAAAATCCGGCTTTGATACACTGGAAGAGTGCTTTGAGGAACAGAGCGGGCATATTTTCGCCCTGGAGACCGGACTCTCTTCAGATCCTCAGATGAACTGGCGCCTATCCGCCCTGGATCAATACACACTGATTTCAAACTCCGATGCCCATTCTCCCTCCAAACTGGCAAGGGAGGCAAATTGCTTTTCCTGCGGACTCACCTATGAATCAATTACTGCTGCCATCAAGGATCCGGGCCGTGGCTTTGAGGGGACCATCGAGTTTTTCCCGGAAGAGGGTAAATATCACTATGATGGTCACAGGGCCTGTGGTGTCTGCATGAAGCCAAAGGAGACCATCGAACACAAAGGCAAGTGTCCGGTATGCGGCCAGAATCTCACAGTAGGCGTTCTGCATCGGATAGAGGAGCTTGCCGACAGGCCTGAGGGCTTTATTCCTGAAACCGCAAGACCCTGTGTGCATCTTGTGCCTCTCGAGGAGATTGTCGCTGAGGCATTCGGCGTGCGCAGCATCACAGGCAGGGTGAAAAAAGAGTACCAGAGACTGATTCAGCTTGGAGGATCTGAAATGGACATACTCCTCTGGAAGGATGCCGGGGAGCTTCGGCACTTTGTCCCTGACAGGATCTTGGAAGGAATACTGCGCATGAGAAATGGTGAGATAAAGATAAGCCCCGGTCACGACGGACTCTATGGAAAGATCAGCATATTTTCCGAAGAAGAGAGAAAAGAGTTACGGTCCTCAAAGACAAAGACTTCTTCAAAAGACAGGGCGGTGCAAATGGACCTGTTTTAA
- a CDS encoding NADH-quinone oxidoreductase subunit L, with protein sequence MEGYLFLIPLIPFTGFLINGLLGQRIGRAGVYCIGCSSIGLAFLFSILAVYEMACSPAEDRLLVQVLWNWMSIGNLNIDISLMIDPLSAVMILVVTGVSFVIHIYSMGYMAHDESYWRFFAYLNMFVFFMIMLVLGSSYIVMFVGWEGVGLASYLLIGFWYKENVNADAGKKAFIVNRIGDFGFLLGMFLMFITFGSLSYLDVFPKAVHMYEHGMLAMNSPVVIAICLLLFLGATGKSAQIPLFVWLPDAMAGPTPVSALIHAATMVTAGVYMVARTNILYTLAPTALLVLVLMSAATAFIAATIGILQNDIKRVLAYSTVSQLGYMFIGVSVAAYGAGIFHLMTHAFFKACLFLCSGSVIHAMGGDQDMRSMGGLWKKVPITYVTMLFATIAIAGVPPFAGFFSKDEILWKAFTFPYYPLVGKIVWFIGALAAGITAFYMFRLIFMTFHGKFRGTEEQARHLHESPLSMTGPLMILAFGSVFGGWLGIPHLIGSYFGHVPNVLENFFEPVFEHSHKIIAAYAGVQHYSSSVEWMLMAVSVAIAIGGISLAYHIYIRRADVLPDRLGETYSLYHKLVYNKYYVDEIYYYVAVLPFYYLSMFLWKVVDAFCIDGVGVNGQAWWVQRGSGAVRLVQNGYVQTYGAFMLLGLVVMLWFFIV encoded by the coding sequence ATGGAAGGTTATCTGTTTCTCATACCACTTATACCTTTTACAGGATTTCTGATTAATGGCCTGTTGGGGCAAAGGATCGGGAGAGCCGGTGTTTACTGTATTGGCTGTTCCAGTATAGGTCTGGCCTTTCTGTTTTCCATTCTGGCCGTATACGAAATGGCATGCAGCCCGGCTGAAGACAGGTTGCTGGTACAGGTTTTATGGAATTGGATGAGCATAGGCAATCTTAATATTGATATTTCCTTGATGATTGATCCGCTTTCCGCTGTAATGATTCTGGTAGTCACCGGCGTGAGCTTTGTTATTCATATATATAGTATGGGCTACATGGCACATGACGAGTCATATTGGAGGTTTTTTGCGTACCTGAATATGTTCGTCTTTTTCATGATAATGCTGGTCCTGGGTTCCAGCTATATAGTGATGTTTGTCGGCTGGGAAGGTGTAGGCCTTGCTTCATATCTCCTGATCGGTTTCTGGTACAAAGAGAACGTCAATGCGGATGCGGGCAAGAAGGCCTTTATTGTAAACAGGATCGGGGATTTCGGCTTTCTCCTGGGAATGTTCCTGATGTTCATTACCTTTGGCTCTCTGTCTTATCTTGATGTATTTCCAAAGGCAGTTCACATGTATGAGCATGGGATGCTGGCCATGAACTCACCGGTCGTGATAGCCATATGCCTCCTGCTTTTCCTGGGGGCAACCGGAAAATCGGCACAGATCCCCTTGTTTGTCTGGCTTCCGGATGCCATGGCAGGTCCGACCCCGGTTTCGGCACTCATCCATGCTGCCACCATGGTGACCGCCGGTGTCTATATGGTGGCAAGAACCAACATTCTCTATACGCTGGCACCTACCGCGTTACTGGTATTGGTATTGATGTCAGCGGCCACTGCCTTTATAGCTGCAACGATCGGTATCCTGCAGAACGATATCAAGAGAGTCCTTGCATACTCTACGGTAAGCCAGCTTGGGTATATGTTCATAGGTGTGAGTGTGGCCGCATACGGGGCAGGTATATTTCATCTCATGACCCATGCCTTTTTCAAGGCCTGCCTGTTCCTTTGCTCCGGCTCGGTCATTCATGCCATGGGCGGGGACCAGGATATGAGGAGTATGGGAGGCCTTTGGAAGAAGGTTCCTATCACATATGTCACCATGCTTTTTGCCACCATAGCTATTGCAGGTGTTCCTCCTTTTGCGGGGTTCTTCAGTAAGGATGAGATCTTGTGGAAGGCTTTCACGTTCCCGTATTATCCTCTTGTAGGTAAGATCGTCTGGTTTATCGGCGCTCTTGCTGCCGGAATAACGGCATTCTATATGTTCAGGCTCATTTTCATGACCTTCCACGGCAAGTTCCGCGGCACTGAGGAGCAGGCCCGTCATTTACATGAATCGCCATTAAGCATGACAGGTCCTCTCATGATTCTTGCTTTTGGGTCGGTATTCGGAGGCTGGCTGGGAATACCGCATCTGATAGGCAGCTACTTCGGCCATGTCCCCAATGTGCTCGAAAACTTCTTTGAGCCGGTATTTGAACACTCACATAAAATAATCGCTGCTTATGCAGGCGTACAGCACTATTCCAGCTCTGTAGAGTGGATGCTTATGGCCGTTTCGGTGGCCATAGCCATTGGCGGTATTTCCCTGGCTTATCATATCTATATTCGTCGTGCTGACGTACTTCCCGACAGGCTTGGCGAGACCTATTCCCTGTATCACAAGCTTGTCTATAACAAGTACTATGTTGACGAAATATACTACTATGTGGCTGTCCTTCCGTTTTATTATCTCTCAATGTTCTTATGGAAGGTCGTGGATGCGTTCTGTATCGACGGCGTAGGAGTAAATGGACAGGCATGGTGGGTACAGAGGGGATCAGGTGCTGTAAGGCTGGTCCAAAATGGTTATGTGCAGACCTACGGTGCATTTATGCTTCTTGGGCTTGTTGTAATGCTCTGGTTTTTCATTGTGTAA
- a CDS encoding general stress protein → MDFVRISRTEIETSRIALGTWAIGGWMWGGTEEQQAVNTIRTALDLGINLIDTAPVYGFGKSEELVGRALAEYGNRDQVIIATKAGLEWDDKGRVVRNSSRQRILAEIEDSLRRLRTDYIDIYQIHWPDPATPFGETAETMQDLYMEGKIRAIGVSNYTPQHMDAFRKYSELHTSQPPYNLFERKIEDNILPYCIDNDITTLVYGPLCWGLLTGRMQKETEFLGDDLRKIDPKFRQPRYDQYLKAVARLDEYARKNFGKGVLHLAIRWLLDRPGVNIAIWGARRPDQLDPVSDTLGWKLDNSSMEAIDEILKETVIDPIGPEFMAPPASAP, encoded by the coding sequence ATGGATTTTGTGCGTATCAGCAGAACTGAGATCGAGACCTCACGCATTGCCCTCGGTACATGGGCTATAGGAGGCTGGATGTGGGGAGGTACTGAGGAACAGCAGGCTGTGAACACCATTCGTACTGCCCTGGACCTGGGTATCAATCTTATCGACACGGCACCGGTCTATGGATTCGGGAAATCAGAAGAGCTCGTAGGCAGAGCCCTGGCTGAATACGGAAATAGGGACCAGGTAATAATTGCCACAAAGGCGGGACTGGAATGGGATGATAAGGGGAGAGTTGTCAGAAATTCTTCCCGGCAACGGATACTTGCTGAGATCGAGGACTCTCTTCGCAGGCTCCGGACTGACTATATCGATATCTACCAAATCCACTGGCCAGACCCTGCAACGCCATTTGGGGAAACTGCAGAAACTATGCAAGATCTTTATATGGAAGGTAAAATCAGGGCCATAGGAGTAAGCAACTATACCCCGCAACATATGGATGCCTTCAGAAAGTATTCTGAGCTTCACACCAGCCAGCCACCTTACAATCTGTTCGAACGGAAAATCGAGGATAATATTCTCCCATACTGTATTGATAACGATATTACGACACTGGTCTATGGCCCACTGTGCTGGGGTCTTCTTACAGGCAGAATGCAAAAGGAGACTGAGTTTTTGGGAGATGATCTCCGAAAAATAGATCCAAAATTCAGGCAGCCCCGGTATGATCAATATTTGAAGGCTGTTGCCCGGCTGGATGAATATGCCCGAAAAAACTTTGGGAAAGGTGTATTACACCTGGCTATAAGGTGGCTGCTGGATAGACCGGGAGTAAACATTGCCATTTGGGGAGCAAGGCGGCCGGATCAACTTGATCCGGTTTCAGACACTTTGGGATGGAAATTAGACAACTCGTCTATGGAAGCCATTGATGAAATACTGAAAGAGACAGTAATTGATCCCATAGGACCTGAGTTCATGGCTCCTCCGGCTTCCGCACCTTGA
- a CDS encoding NADH-quinone oxidoreductase subunit N, giving the protein MSDLGFSFSLSQLWQVAGGQIILIIAGLVLIFVDLWLSRNNKGSDHVMTMGWLTVLSFLVALWYMTGHEWTLNEIVLIGVFSTEKFSVFVSCVILMSGIFASLMSIGYLRNNQLVRSEYFILLLFAVYGAIAMVQSVDLLMMFIALEVMSLSVYVLAAFLKNDRRSQEGALKYFLLGSFGSAFFLFGVALMFGLTGTVNITKIAQVLAAGSLFEHPGVLVAMALLMSGLFFKMALVPFHMWTPDVYEGSPAVITGFMATAVKAGAFGIFIKLLSVTFTPILVHSGQPEFQSTVNLAALAVYWKPLLWWLALITMFIGNLVAVSQRNVKRMLAYSSIAHAGYMVLGILAANDEGRMGVLFYLFAYTLMNMGAFGVLYLLDGQEGKAQTLEDYQGLGFKYPALSFLMSLFLVSMAGLPPTAGFIGKFYLFAAAIKEGYLLLAALGIMTCVIGAYYYLRVIWMLYMMEPSREVVAGRVGFTSMIALIAAALGIMYFGILPEGLAQVANVAQQSLAMVF; this is encoded by the coding sequence ATGAGCGACCTTGGATTTTCCTTTAGCCTGAGCCAGCTATGGCAGGTAGCTGGGGGACAGATAATCCTTATTATTGCCGGCCTTGTGCTTATTTTTGTTGATCTTTGGCTATCAAGAAATAATAAAGGGTCAGACCATGTAATGACAATGGGTTGGCTCACTGTTTTAAGCTTTTTGGTCGCTTTGTGGTATATGACCGGCCATGAGTGGACACTAAACGAAATAGTGTTGATCGGGGTCTTCTCCACAGAGAAGTTTTCCGTATTCGTGTCGTGTGTAATATTGATGTCCGGCATATTTGCGAGCCTGATGAGTATAGGCTATTTGCGGAACAATCAACTGGTCAGATCAGAATATTTCATCCTCCTTTTATTTGCAGTTTATGGCGCCATAGCCATGGTCCAGTCGGTTGACCTGCTCATGATGTTTATTGCCCTTGAGGTCATGTCCCTTTCGGTATATGTCCTGGCTGCGTTCCTGAAGAACGACAGGAGGTCACAGGAAGGGGCCCTGAAGTATTTCCTTCTCGGGAGTTTTGGGTCTGCGTTCTTCCTGTTCGGGGTTGCACTGATGTTCGGCCTGACCGGCACTGTCAATATCACAAAGATCGCTCAGGTGCTTGCCGCAGGTTCTCTTTTTGAGCATCCCGGGGTACTTGTTGCCATGGCGTTGCTCATGTCAGGACTGTTTTTCAAAATGGCCCTTGTACCATTCCATATGTGGACCCCGGATGTCTATGAGGGCAGCCCTGCGGTTATAACCGGATTTATGGCCACGGCGGTGAAGGCCGGGGCCTTTGGGATATTTATCAAGCTCTTGAGCGTTACCTTTACCCCGATTCTTGTACACAGCGGGCAACCCGAGTTCCAATCCACTGTCAACCTGGCGGCTTTGGCAGTCTACTGGAAACCCCTGTTGTGGTGGCTGGCCCTCATTACCATGTTTATTGGCAACCTGGTTGCAGTATCCCAGCGGAATGTGAAACGCATGCTGGCCTATTCCTCCATAGCACATGCCGGATACATGGTCTTGGGGATCCTTGCAGCCAATGATGAAGGCCGTATGGGCGTGCTGTTCTATCTCTTTGCGTATACGCTGATGAATATGGGGGCCTTTGGCGTGCTTTATCTGCTGGATGGTCAGGAGGGTAAGGCCCAGACCCTGGAAGATTACCAGGGGTTGGGATTTAAGTATCCCGCTCTCAGCTTTCTGATGTCCCTTTTCCTGGTTTCCATGGCCGGGCTTCCTCCCACTGCCGGTTTTATCGGTAAGTTCTATTTGTTTGCAGCGGCCATAAAAGAAGGATACCTGCTCCTTGCCGCGCTGGGTATAATGACCTGTGTTATCGGGGCTTATTACTACCTGCGGGTGATATGGATGCTGTATATGATGGAGCCGTCCAGGGAGGTCGTGGCCGGCAGGGTTGGCTTTACTTCAATGATAGCATTGATTGCCGCTGCCCTTGGAATCATGTATTTTGGGATATTACCAGAAGGGCTGGCACAAGTGGCTAACGTTGCCCAGCAAAGTCTTGCCATGGTCTTCTAA
- a CDS encoding NADH-quinone oxidoreductase → MFIRGIGGIDMDLYFWIFAAIAVIAGLFTIAARDALPSAMGLLTVFISLASLYLHLHAPLLAIFQVAIYAGAILVLIVFVIMLLMTPGERFATIQANVSYRIFGAILGLCLIGLMAVGTKGVSDIMAMKGIFEGFGNPSIFGDLFFHDFLLHFEVVSVLLLVAMIGGIYLCKKKL, encoded by the coding sequence TTGTTTATCAGAGGAATCGGGGGGATTGATATGGATCTATATTTCTGGATATTTGCTGCTATTGCAGTGATTGCGGGGCTGTTTACCATAGCAGCAAGGGATGCATTGCCCAGTGCCATGGGGCTGCTTACGGTCTTTATTTCTCTTGCAAGCCTGTATCTCCATCTTCATGCCCCCCTGCTTGCTATTTTCCAGGTAGCCATTTATGCCGGGGCCATTCTGGTCCTGATAGTATTTGTCATAATGCTCCTCATGACCCCTGGCGAAAGGTTTGCAACTATCCAGGCCAATGTCTCATACAGGATCTTCGGTGCAATACTTGGGTTGTGCCTGATTGGTTTGATGGCAGTCGGGACAAAGGGCGTGTCCGACATAATGGCTATGAAGGGAATTTTTGAAGGATTCGGGAATCCATCTATTTTTGGCGATCTGTTTTTCCATGACTTTTTGCTTCATTTCGAGGTTGTATCCGTACTCCTGCTTGTAGCAATGATTGGCGGGATCTATCTGTGTAAGAAGAAACTTTAA
- a CDS encoding NADH-quinone oxidoreductase subunit NuoK, whose translation MATLTHYIVLSSILFGLGAIGFCTRRNALILFMSIELMLNAVNLMMVAFSNFRADMAGQVMVLFIFAVAAAEVAVGLAILIGLFRHVREVDITKFNVLKW comes from the coding sequence ATGGCAACGCTCACACACTATATAGTTTTGTCATCAATACTCTTTGGCTTGGGGGCCATTGGCTTTTGTACCAGGAGAAATGCCTTGATCCTGTTTATGTCTATTGAGCTTATGCTCAATGCAGTAAATCTGATGATGGTGGCCTTTTCCAATTTTAGGGCCGATATGGCAGGACAGGTTATGGTGCTTTTTATCTTTGCGGTAGCTGCGGCTGAGGTTGCTGTGGGCCTTGCGATACTAATAGGCCTCTTCCGGCATGTGCGGGAGGTGGACATAACTAAGTTTAATGTCTTGAAATGGTAA
- a CDS encoding NADH-quinone oxidoreductase subunit M has translation MNAPILTYVTFLPLLGVLAVLFIPQQSESGKNAIRWVSMVISTLVFIVSLRLYFGFDPDIAGFQFIEKYTWIPSYGITYFMGLDGLAFWLVLLTTFLTPITILSTWTAITKRVKEFQVSMLVLETAMLGTFVSLDLFLFYVFWELMLIPMYLIIGVWGGERRIYAAIKFFLFTAVGSFLMLVCIIGLVYFHRQETGELTFNLLSLYNTNLARTYEILFFGAFALAFAIKVPMFPFHTWLPDAHVEAPTAGSVILAGILLKMGTYGFFRFAMPLFPEGSAFFAPLIIALAIIGIIYGAMVAMVQPDIKKLVAYSSVSHLGYCMIGLYVLNRHGVEGSVLQMINHGISTGALFLLVGVVYERRHTRLIAEYGGICRQMPVYASIFFLITLSSVGFPTTNGFIGEFLILLGVFEVNKVAAVLAATGVILGAVYMFWMYQRVFYGRISNPKNENLKDLNLRELAYLLPLVALVFWIGLYPNFFLNKMHSSADHFISRVKISAPELPGSAAGHHASGDKTPLYVSAAKE, from the coding sequence ATGAATGCTCCCATATTAACCTATGTAACCTTCTTACCTCTGTTGGGAGTGCTGGCTGTTCTCTTTATCCCGCAGCAGAGTGAATCAGGGAAGAATGCCATTCGCTGGGTATCAATGGTAATATCCACATTGGTGTTTATTGTTTCGCTGAGATTGTACTTTGGTTTTGACCCGGACATAGCAGGGTTCCAGTTCATAGAGAAATATACATGGATCCCCAGCTATGGAATCACATATTTTATGGGTCTGGATGGTCTTGCATTCTGGCTTGTGCTTTTGACTACCTTTCTTACTCCGATTACGATCCTTTCAACCTGGACGGCCATTACAAAAAGGGTGAAGGAGTTCCAGGTATCAATGCTGGTCCTCGAGACAGCAATGCTGGGGACCTTTGTATCTCTGGATCTCTTTCTTTTCTATGTGTTTTGGGAGCTCATGCTCATTCCGATGTACCTCATCATAGGTGTTTGGGGCGGGGAACGAAGGATTTACGCCGCAATCAAATTCTTCCTGTTTACGGCAGTTGGATCGTTCCTCATGTTGGTGTGCATCATCGGCCTTGTTTATTTCCACCGCCAGGAAACCGGTGAGCTGACCTTCAACCTGCTCTCTTTATACAATACGAATCTGGCAAGGACGTATGAAATACTATTCTTCGGCGCCTTTGCTCTGGCATTTGCAATCAAGGTCCCGATGTTTCCATTCCATACATGGTTGCCGGATGCCCATGTTGAGGCACCGACTGCCGGTTCAGTGATCCTGGCGGGCATTCTCCTGAAGATGGGTACCTATGGGTTTTTCCGGTTTGCAATGCCGCTTTTCCCTGAGGGGTCGGCTTTTTTTGCCCCGCTCATTATAGCCCTTGCGATAATAGGCATTATTTACGGGGCGATGGTGGCCATGGTGCAGCCGGATATAAAGAAACTGGTGGCGTATTCTTCCGTATCCCATCTTGGTTACTGCATGATCGGGCTTTATGTCTTGAACCGTCATGGTGTTGAGGGCTCGGTCCTCCAGATGATCAACCACGGCATTTCAACCGGCGCCCTGTTCCTTCTTGTGGGCGTAGTCTATGAAAGACGCCATACCCGTTTGATTGCGGAATATGGAGGAATTTGCAGGCAGATGCCTGTTTATGCCTCTATCTTTTTCCTTATAACCCTGTCAAGTGTAGGGTTTCCTACTACTAACGGGTTTATTGGCGAGTTTCTTATCCTGTTAGGGGTCTTTGAAGTGAACAAGGTTGCTGCCGTGCTGGCAGCTACCGGTGTAATACTTGGTGCAGTTTATATGTTCTGGATGTATCAGAGGGTCTTTTACGGCAGGATCTCAAACCCGAAGAACGAAAACCTTAAGGACTTGAACCTCAGGGAATTGGCCTATCTCCTTCCACTGGTTGCACTGGTATTCTGGATAGGCCTGTATCCCAATTTCTTCCTGAACAAGATGCACAGTTCCGCGGATCACTTTATCAGTCGGGTCAAGATATCTGCACCTGAGCTCCCTGGTTCGGCTGCAGGGCATCATGCCTCTGGTGACAAGACGCCTTTATATGTGAGTGCGGCTAAGGAGTGA
- a CDS encoding cell division protein FtsH, with translation MQTREVSYAQFKNMLREGKVLEVRMDQKEIRGILYTGRAAGLSRLRAKLQEMEQVKIIDNAPLTKEKQPSLQELYSQLRKLAEQKGDLMLFRTLRVDDPKLVDELDAKGVEYSAVHESVLGQLFWSTILPILFWVGLWFLLIKGMGRPGAGMLSFGKSKAKIAMEKDTGVRFEDVAGCDESKEELKEVVEFLKEPKKFEQLGAKIPKGVLLLGPPGTGKTLLARALAGEAGVPFYSISGSEFIEMFVGVGAARVRDLFNQAKKNTPCIIFVDEIDAIGKFRGGGIMGGGHEEREQTLNQLLVEMDGFEPNLGVILLAATNRPEILDPALLRPGRFDRQVILDAPDMQGREAILKVHSRGKPLAPGTDLKTIAIRTPGFSGADLANIMNEAALLAAKHSSKQITQAHIEEAVEKVFAGPERKSRALGEKERKRVAYHEAGHALVAFHCPDAPPVAKISIIPRGKAALGYTLQLPEEERYLMTKSELLDKICVSLGGRAAEEIVLGEVSSGAQNDLEMATEIARSMICRFGMNEKVGPVALSRETSPFLKAPGFPQHAEPLSPELASEVDRQIRQLLSEQSDRARKIIEEHRGSLEKVAERLLVKEIMSKDEFCKIAGETEEKDPE, from the coding sequence ATGCAGACAAGAGAGGTTTCCTATGCCCAGTTCAAGAACATGTTGAGGGAAGGAAAGGTTCTGGAAGTACGCATGGATCAGAAAGAGATCCGGGGTATCCTTTATACAGGTCGTGCAGCCGGCCTTTCGAGACTGCGGGCAAAACTTCAGGAGATGGAGCAGGTAAAGATAATAGATAATGCCCCGCTGACAAAGGAAAAACAGCCTTCTCTGCAGGAACTCTACAGCCAGCTCAGGAAACTGGCTGAGCAGAAGGGCGATTTAATGCTCTTTCGTACCTTAAGGGTTGATGACCCCAAACTTGTAGATGAACTGGATGCCAAAGGGGTTGAATATTCAGCAGTGCATGAGAGCGTCCTTGGCCAGCTTTTCTGGAGCACAATCCTGCCCATACTTTTCTGGGTCGGGCTTTGGTTTCTGCTTATCAAGGGTATGGGAAGGCCTGGAGCAGGAATGCTTTCATTTGGCAAATCAAAGGCGAAAATTGCCATGGAGAAAGATACCGGCGTACGGTTTGAAGATGTGGCCGGATGCGATGAATCCAAAGAGGAACTGAAAGAAGTAGTGGAATTCCTGAAAGAGCCCAAGAAGTTCGAGCAATTGGGAGCCAAGATACCCAAAGGCGTGCTCCTCCTGGGTCCTCCCGGAACCGGCAAGACCCTGCTCGCAAGGGCACTGGCCGGCGAGGCGGGGGTCCCATTTTACAGCATATCCGGCTCAGAATTCATTGAGATGTTTGTGGGCGTCGGAGCCGCCAGGGTGAGAGACCTCTTTAACCAGGCCAAGAAAAACACTCCGTGCATAATCTTCGTTGACGAGATTGACGCCATAGGTAAATTCCGTGGCGGCGGAATAATGGGAGGCGGCCACGAGGAAAGGGAGCAGACCCTGAATCAGCTCCTTGTGGAGATGGACGGTTTTGAACCCAACCTTGGGGTAATCCTGCTTGCTGCAACCAACCGTCCCGAGATCCTGGATCCGGCCCTCCTGCGTCCCGGCAGGTTCGATCGCCAGGTAATACTCGATGCCCCTGACATGCAGGGCAGGGAAGCAATACTCAAGGTCCACTCCCGCGGTAAACCTTTGGCCCCTGGAACAGATCTCAAGACCATCGCCATCAGGACACCGGGGTTCTCCGGGGCCGACCTCGCAAATATCATGAACGAGGCAGCCCTTCTTGCAGCAAAACATAGTTCAAAACAGATCACCCAGGCCCATATCGAAGAAGCGGTTGAAAAGGTGTTCGCCGGTCCGGAACGAAAGAGCCGGGCTCTCGGGGAAAAGGAGCGCAAACGCGTGGCCTATCATGAGGCCGGCCATGCCCTCGTGGCATTTCATTGCCCCGACGCCCCGCCGGTCGCCAAGATCTCCATCATACCGAGGGGCAAGGCAGCTCTTGGCTATACACTTCAGTTGCCAGAGGAAGAGCGGTACCTTATGACCAAGAGCGAACTCCTGGACAAGATATGTGTATCCCTTGGAGGGCGCGCTGCCGAAGAAATAGTTCTGGGAGAGGTGAGCTCCGGGGCGCAGAATGACCTGGAAATGGCCACGGAAATAGCCAGAAGCATGATATGCCGCTTCGGAATGAACGAAAAGGTCGGGCCTGTGGCCCTTTCCAGGGAAACCAGCCCCTTTCTGAAGGCCCCTGGCTTCCCGCAGCACGCAGAACCTTTGAGCCCCGAACTCGCCTCAGAAGTGGATAGGCAGATACGACAACTGTTGAGCGAGCAAAGTGATAGGGCCAGAAAAATCATAGAAGAGCATCGGGGCTCCCTTGAGAAAGTGGCTGAGCGCCTGCTCGTTAAAGAGATAATGAGCAAGGATGAGTTCTGCAAAATCGCAGGAGAGACAGAAGAAAAAGACCCTGAATAA